The Sulfitobacter guttiformis genome contains a region encoding:
- a CDS encoding ATPase has protein sequence MIYPDAKSWRAAQRKSVLFFGMSGLGKTHVSKVLVQQGGWFHYSVDYRIGTSGMYSHIKDNLIAHAMREPFLAEMLRADAIYLEPNVHNHDLSAVASYLGKPGDPAKGGLPMAEYIRRQSQFRIAEIAALQDDTETFRIRAQSLYGYNNFICDTGGSICEWIDPEDENDPLLTKLASQCLLVWIKGDAAHTNDMIERFDRAPKPMAYQPEFLARVWGEYLNQNNMSEEDVDPDTFIRWTYAQALAHRQPRYAAMARHGITVTADDIHAVKTARDFDALIAAKL, from the coding sequence ATGATCTATCCTGACGCAAAAAGCTGGCGCGCAGCGCAACGCAAATCTGTTTTATTCTTCGGCATGTCAGGATTAGGCAAAACCCATGTATCCAAGGTGTTGGTTCAGCAGGGTGGATGGTTCCATTATTCGGTCGATTACCGGATCGGCACCTCAGGCATGTACTCCCACATCAAGGACAACCTTATTGCCCATGCCATGCGAGAGCCGTTTTTGGCCGAGATGCTGCGTGCGGATGCTATCTATCTGGAGCCGAACGTCCATAATCATGACTTGAGTGCGGTTGCATCATATCTGGGAAAGCCCGGCGATCCTGCCAAGGGCGGCTTGCCCATGGCGGAATACATCCGTCGTCAGAGCCAGTTCCGCATCGCAGAAATTGCAGCCCTGCAGGACGACACCGAAACCTTCCGGATCCGCGCACAATCCCTTTATGGCTACAATAATTTCATCTGTGACACCGGCGGCTCGATCTGTGAATGGATCGACCCTGAGGATGAGAACGATCCGCTGTTGACCAAACTGGCCTCGCAATGCCTGCTGGTCTGGATCAAAGGCGATGCGGCCCACACGAACGACATGATCGAGCGATTCGACCGCGCGCCCAAACCTATGGCCTATCAACCTGAGTTCCTCGCCCGTGTCTGGGGTGAATATCTGAACCAAAACAATATGTCGGAGGAAGACGTCGATCCTGATACGTTCATCCGCTGGACATATGCACAGGCGCTGGCACATCGCCAGCCGCGCTATGCTGCGATGGCGCGCCACGGGATCACCGTAACAGCCGACGACATTCATGCCGTCAAAACCGCACGGGATTTCGACGCGCTCATAGCTGCCAAGCTCTGA
- a CDS encoding outer membrane protein transport protein → MKTRFLTVAALLASTVSAQAVGLDRAGQRVGILFETGNHAELTFSYTDPSISGNAYPAFGGGATGNVGQAFRGLSGGIKYDLNDQLSLAFIADEPYGADTLYPGSSTTTILGTTGATVDSYALTALANYRLDSNWSVHGGLRYQEISAGVTLGGLAFNAPGTAPGTANGVNGYSGTFGSDGAVGYVIGGAYEIPDIALRVAVTYNSSTSHDLATRETIRGAQISAPGAITEVDTPESLNIAFQTGVAKDTLVFGSLRYARYSDTVVSPAGFSGATGNALTDLEDGFDFDIGVGRRFSEQWSGSVSVGFSTKGDDDFVSPLAPTNGSKFIAVGAKYDVNDSFAISGGVRYTSLGDAVASPGGRGVAPFEGNDAVSVGLKLAYKF, encoded by the coding sequence ATGAAAACCCGTTTTTTGACGGTTGCAGCATTGCTTGCATCCACTGTTTCAGCACAGGCCGTAGGGCTTGACCGCGCTGGTCAACGCGTCGGCATATTGTTCGAGACAGGCAATCATGCCGAATTGACGTTCAGCTATACCGATCCGAGCATCAGTGGAAATGCCTATCCAGCCTTCGGCGGTGGTGCGACCGGCAACGTGGGACAGGCATTCCGCGGACTGTCGGGCGGCATTAAATATGATCTCAATGACCAGCTCTCATTGGCTTTCATTGCCGACGAGCCATATGGCGCTGATACGCTTTATCCCGGTTCTTCCACTACCACCATTTTGGGCACAACTGGCGCTACTGTGGACAGTTACGCGCTCACGGCTTTGGCAAATTACAGGCTCGACTCGAACTGGTCCGTACACGGCGGCCTGCGTTATCAGGAGATCTCTGCGGGCGTGACCCTAGGTGGTTTGGCGTTCAACGCCCCCGGAACAGCTCCCGGCACAGCGAACGGCGTCAACGGATACTCGGGCACGTTTGGCTCGGATGGTGCCGTAGGTTATGTGATCGGCGGTGCCTACGAGATCCCAGACATCGCGCTACGGGTGGCTGTCACCTACAACTCCAGCACCTCACATGATCTGGCCACGAGAGAGACCATTCGTGGCGCGCAAATTTCAGCACCGGGTGCGATCACCGAAGTAGACACCCCCGAAAGCCTTAACATCGCCTTCCAGACCGGCGTCGCGAAGGACACACTCGTTTTCGGCTCGCTGCGGTATGCACGTTATAGCGACACAGTCGTTTCTCCCGCGGGCTTCAGCGGCGCTACGGGCAATGCGTTGACTGACCTCGAAGACGGTTTTGACTTCGACATCGGTGTAGGCCGCCGCTTTTCGGAGCAATGGTCAGGCTCGGTCTCGGTTGGCTTCTCTACAAAGGGTGATGATGACTTTGTATCCCCTCTTGCCCCCACAAACGGATCGAAGTTTATCGCCGTCGGCGCCAAATATGACGTGAATGACAGCTTCGCAATTTCCGGCGGTGTACGCTACACCAGCCTTGGCGATGCCGTAGCCTCGCCCGGTGGCAGAGGTGTCGCCCCGTTCGAGGGGAATGACGCGGTTTCTGTAGGTCTCAAACTGGCCTACAAGTTCTAA
- a CDS encoding DUF6456 domain-containing protein, giving the protein MGSTILEIGQTRHRAVGMGSAVPGWVPRSVQNYIDHTEMGIPIRALARKQGCHASTILRQIRRVETLRDDPLVDGVLKTLGGGADGNGVAGQPQGGATCLPVPSTAPPAALPDTAQLSEHGLRVLRRLAETGAMLAVAADLEKAVIVRDGPGGQSTRTGVVDRAIAEAMALKGWILAPVVGRITRYRITTAGRAALADMMARAENARAGSDDAARLSEPSEAPRRIRYGIAESPLVALARRRGREGEKFLEDDLVHAGERLREDFELAQMEAEVARDWSTFLRTLRSECAPVQTGGSPAARRAHVRVIAALQDLGPGLSDVTLRCCCFLEGLETAEKTLGWSARSGKIVLRIALMGLKRHYAQNPDQSGAMIG; this is encoded by the coding sequence ATGGGATCGACTATTCTTGAAATTGGACAAACCCGACATCGCGCAGTCGGGATGGGCAGCGCTGTCCCTGGCTGGGTTCCGCGTTCCGTGCAGAACTATATCGACCATACGGAGATGGGCATTCCTATCCGCGCACTGGCGCGCAAGCAGGGCTGCCACGCCTCGACAATTCTGCGCCAGATCCGGCGTGTTGAGACCCTGCGCGATGATCCGCTGGTCGACGGCGTGTTAAAGACACTTGGCGGTGGCGCTGACGGCAACGGCGTTGCGGGTCAACCTCAAGGCGGCGCGACCTGCCTGCCGGTCCCATCCACAGCACCACCAGCCGCTTTGCCAGATACAGCCCAACTGTCCGAACATGGGTTGCGTGTGTTGCGCCGTCTTGCCGAAACGGGCGCAATGCTGGCTGTGGCGGCGGATCTGGAAAAGGCTGTAATTGTAAGAGACGGCCCAGGAGGACAGAGCACGCGCACAGGTGTCGTGGACCGCGCTATTGCCGAAGCAATGGCGCTCAAAGGCTGGATACTGGCCCCTGTCGTTGGACGCATCACCCGCTACCGTATTACAACGGCAGGCCGCGCTGCGTTGGCGGATATGATGGCCCGTGCGGAGAATGCCCGCGCGGGCAGCGACGACGCTGCACGCTTAAGCGAGCCTTCAGAGGCCCCGCGCCGCATCCGCTACGGGATTGCCGAGAGCCCTCTGGTGGCGCTTGCAAGGCGGCGAGGGCGCGAAGGCGAGAAGTTCTTGGAGGATGATTTAGTGCACGCCGGGGAACGCTTGCGCGAAGATTTCGAACTGGCGCAAATGGAGGCCGAAGTGGCCCGCGATTGGAGCACGTTCCTGAGAACGCTGCGGAGTGAATGCGCACCGGTTCAGACCGGAGGCTCTCCTGCTGCGCGGCGTGCACATGTCCGGGTGATTGCAGCGCTTCAGGATCTCGGGCCAGGATTGTCTGATGTGACCCTGCGCTGTTGTTGTTTTCTGGAGGGTCTGGAGACAGCAGAAAAGACTCTGGGCTGGTCTGCCCGTTCGGGCAAGATTGTGCTACGGATCGCTTTAATGGGGTTAAAGCGCCATTATGCCCAAAATCCGGATCAAAGCGGTGCAATGATTGGTTGA
- a CDS encoding trimethylamine methyltransferase family protein, which yields MAEAARRTRGGGGAARRAERTAVSFETAKYIERNIPNFEILTEEALEIIENNAEIILEEIGVNFPDNPRALARWREAGADVQGERVRIPRGLARELCKTAPSSYVQHARNPDRNVVVGGKSLVLAPVYGPPFVRDMAGGRRYATMEDFRKFVKLGYMSKWLHHSGGTVCEPTDVAVNKRHLDMLHAHMTLSDKPFMGSVTEPSRAQDSVDMCGVLFGEKFVQENTVMTSLININSPMTFDDVMMGALEVYALNNQACIISPFIVGGAMAPVSVAGTLTQVLAETLAGIAYSQLIKPGAPVIMGAFVTSIDMNSGAPTFGTPEAAHITYGAGQLARRLNLPYRSAGSFCGSKLPDAQAAYETANSLNMGLLSGVNFMLHACGWLEGGLVSSFEKFVMDADQLGTLHHLARGIEIDENAQAMDAIREVGPGGHYLGCEHTQSNFKKAFWKSDLLDYKPFETWEDEGARDTQTLASLRVEKMLNDYQQPAMDPAITEALDAFVATRKAAEPDSFM from the coding sequence ATGGCAGAAGCAGCAAGACGCACGCGCGGTGGTGGTGGGGCCGCACGGCGTGCCGAGCGCACGGCAGTTTCATTCGAAACTGCCAAATACATCGAGCGCAATATCCCCAACTTCGAGATTTTGACCGAAGAAGCACTGGAGATTATCGAGAACAATGCCGAAATAATCCTCGAAGAAATCGGCGTTAACTTTCCCGATAATCCGCGGGCACTGGCGCGCTGGCGCGAGGCAGGTGCGGATGTTCAGGGTGAGCGGGTGCGCATTCCACGCGGTCTGGCGCGCGAACTTTGCAAAACGGCACCGTCCTCTTATGTGCAGCACGCGCGCAACCCTGATCGCAATGTTGTTGTGGGCGGCAAAAGCTTGGTGCTCGCGCCCGTCTATGGCCCACCCTTTGTGCGCGATATGGCCGGTGGCCGCCGCTATGCCACGATGGAAGATTTCCGCAAATTCGTTAAGCTGGGGTATATGTCCAAGTGGTTGCACCACTCCGGCGGAACTGTGTGCGAGCCAACAGATGTAGCCGTGAACAAGCGCCATCTGGATATGTTGCACGCCCATATGACGCTAAGCGACAAGCCGTTCATGGGATCGGTAACCGAGCCGAGCCGCGCGCAAGATTCGGTGGACATGTGCGGTGTTTTGTTCGGTGAAAAGTTCGTGCAGGAAAACACTGTCATGACCTCGCTGATCAACATTAACTCGCCCATGACATTCGATGACGTGATGATGGGCGCGTTGGAGGTTTACGCCCTCAACAATCAGGCCTGTATCATCTCGCCATTTATTGTGGGCGGTGCGATGGCACCCGTATCCGTCGCGGGGACGTTGACGCAGGTGCTGGCCGAAACGCTGGCGGGTATCGCATATAGTCAACTGATCAAACCGGGCGCGCCGGTGATTATGGGGGCCTTTGTTACCTCGATCGATATGAATTCTGGTGCGCCTACATTCGGTACGCCGGAAGCTGCGCATATCACCTATGGCGCCGGTCAGTTGGCGCGGCGGCTGAACCTGCCTTACCGCTCTGCGGGTTCTTTTTGTGGCTCCAAGCTGCCCGATGCGCAGGCGGCTTACGAGACGGCGAACAGCCTGAACATGGGGTTGCTGTCGGGGGTTAACTTTATGCTGCATGCCTGTGGTTGGTTGGAAGGCGGGTTGGTGTCGTCTTTTGAGAAGTTTGTAATGGACGCCGACCAACTGGGCACGCTGCATCATCTGGCAAGAGGCATCGAGATTGACGAGAACGCACAGGCGATGGATGCGATCCGCGAAGTTGGTCCGGGTGGGCACTACCTCGGGTGCGAGCATACACAGTCAAACTTCAAAAAGGCGTTTTGGAAGTCTGATCTACTGGACTACAAACCCTTCGAGACATGGGAAGACGAAGGCGCGCGCGACACGCAAACCCTCGCTTCGCTTCGTGTGGAAAAAATGCTGAACGACTACCAGCAACCAGCAATGGATCCCGCCATTACCGAGGCCCTGGACGCTTTTGTCGCAACGCGTAAAGCGGCAGAGCCAGACAGCTTTATGTAA
- a CDS encoding DUF6477 family protein codes for MKDIHSLLAALHRPRLLMRAARIGAQDYRRATTLPRLLGYGLLPRHADALVRLVDMEREMEQQRTDSDPCYSVIAHVDVLIAIVAEARELRATTSGPQPI; via the coding sequence ATGAAAGATATCCACAGCCTGCTGGCCGCGCTACACCGTCCTCGCCTTCTAATGCGGGCGGCGCGGATAGGTGCCCAAGACTACCGCCGCGCAACCACACTACCTCGCCTGTTAGGGTACGGCCTTTTGCCGCGGCATGCTGACGCACTTGTGCGTTTGGTGGATATGGAACGGGAAATGGAACAGCAGCGGACGGATTCTGACCCCTGCTATAGCGTGATCGCCCATGTCGATGTACTGATCGCTATTGTCGCAGAGGCGCGGGAACTGCGGGCCACAACATCGGGCCCGCAGCCGATTTAA
- a CDS encoding DMT family transporter, protein MNVIFKAALWMTGAIVSFSFMAVAGRELAADYDTFEIMLYRSLVGLIIVVSVTTLNKRWHEVQVRSIRQHFLRNIFHFTGQNLWFYAVAVVPLAQVFALEFTSPLWVVILAPLLLGERMSSIRALSVFLGFVGILIVTRPNPHTFHIGLVAAATAAVFFALTILLTKRLTRNNSITCILFYLTSIQLVFGLVMAGYDGHIALPSATSFPFLFLVGCAGLLAHFCLTNALSIAPASIVVPIDFARLPVIAIVAMFLYDEPLEIWVFVGALLIFAANYLNIWNETRTQRL, encoded by the coding sequence ATGAATGTAATTTTCAAAGCAGCGCTTTGGATGACAGGTGCGATAGTCTCATTTTCGTTCATGGCTGTTGCGGGGCGCGAATTGGCGGCCGACTATGACACATTCGAGATCATGCTTTATCGCAGTCTCGTAGGTCTGATTATTGTTGTAAGCGTCACGACCCTAAACAAGCGCTGGCACGAGGTTCAGGTCCGCAGTATCCGCCAACACTTCCTGCGCAATATCTTTCACTTTACGGGCCAGAATCTGTGGTTCTATGCAGTGGCGGTAGTGCCGCTGGCACAGGTTTTCGCCCTCGAATTCACCTCGCCGCTCTGGGTTGTGATCCTTGCGCCGCTGCTTTTGGGGGAGCGGATGTCCAGTATCCGCGCACTGTCGGTTTTCCTCGGTTTTGTCGGCATCCTTATCGTAACCCGACCCAATCCCCATACATTTCATATCGGCCTTGTCGCGGCAGCAACGGCTGCGGTCTTTTTCGCCCTTACGATACTGCTGACAAAGCGGCTCACCCGAAACAATTCGATCACCTGCATCCTGTTCTACCTGACCAGTATCCAGCTTGTGTTCGGACTGGTGATGGCGGGCTATGACGGCCATATCGCTCTTCCCAGCGCTACCAGTTTTCCATTTCTGTTTCTTGTGGGTTGTGCGGGTTTGCTTGCGCATTTCTGCTTGACCAATGCCTTGTCGATCGCACCGGCGAGTATTGTTGTGCCGATCGACTTTGCCCGTCTGCCGGTAATCGCAATTGTTGCAATGTTTCTCTATGACGAACCCTTGGAAATCTGGGTCTTTGTGGGCGCGTTGCTGATTTTCGCAGCAAATTATCTCAACATATGGAATGAGACACGCACACAACGCTTGTAA
- a CDS encoding DMT family transporter — translation MTGRTISTTAWLLMLALAGLWGASFLSIRIALDEVPPLTAVAHRVFWATLLLWVYVIVRGHAVPRGRRIWVGFAGMGLLNNVVPFFLMAWGQLHIPTGLTSIFNASTAIFGVLVAAFLLADERLSMRKAIGVAIGFAGVVTAIGIDSLRAFDITSMAQLAILAGTLSYAFAGVWARNRLSGLSPQVAAAGMLTASTLIMVPLAWIVDGPISLHLQPRTMLAIAYYALGATALAYLLYYRVLAIAGSGNLMLVTLLIAPIAIVLGAVVLGETLAPNAYKGFALLAFGLLVIDGRLIDRMRPAR, via the coding sequence ATGACAGGTCGCACCATTTCAACCACAGCATGGCTTTTGATGCTCGCTCTTGCGGGGTTGTGGGGGGCTTCGTTTTTATCTATCCGCATAGCGCTGGACGAGGTTCCGCCGCTGACAGCAGTCGCGCACCGCGTTTTCTGGGCCACACTTCTGCTTTGGGTTTATGTCATTGTCCGCGGCCATGCTGTGCCACGCGGACGCCGAATCTGGGTCGGGTTTGCAGGTATGGGCCTTCTGAACAACGTGGTCCCTTTCTTTCTTATGGCATGGGGCCAGTTGCACATCCCCACAGGACTTACCTCGATATTCAACGCCTCCACTGCAATTTTCGGTGTGCTTGTAGCAGCCTTCCTGCTCGCGGATGAGCGGCTGTCAATGCGGAAGGCAATCGGTGTTGCTATCGGCTTTGCCGGTGTGGTCACCGCCATAGGGATCGACAGTTTGCGCGCGTTTGATATCACCTCGATGGCGCAACTGGCGATCCTCGCAGGAACGCTTTCGTATGCATTCGCAGGCGTCTGGGCACGCAACCGTTTATCGGGTCTGTCCCCGCAGGTCGCTGCAGCAGGTATGCTCACCGCCTCGACACTAATTATGGTCCCGCTTGCATGGATCGTTGACGGACCAATCAGCCTTCATCTACAGCCGCGCACCATGCTCGCGATCGCCTATTATGCGCTGGGGGCGACCGCGCTCGCCTATCTGCTTTATTACCGCGTGCTGGCAATCGCAGGGAGCGGCAATCTGATGCTGGTTACCCTGTTGATCGCCCCTATCGCAATCGTGCTGGGCGCGGTCGTTCTGGGGGAGACCCTTGCACCAAATGCCTACAAGGGATTTGCACTTCTGGCCTTTGGCCTGCTGGTCATCGACGGGCGGCTGATTGACCGGATGCGGCCTGCGCGATAG
- the lipA gene encoding lipoyl synthase, which produces MRDLKIPEQRHPEKARRPDNAQPKKPDWIRVRAPGGKGYEDTARIMRDNKLVTVCEEAGCPNVGECWSQGHATMMIMGEVCTRACTFCNIATGKPPEALDAFEPGRVADAVSKLGLNHVVITSVDRDDVEDGGAEHFAQTIRAIRHRAPATTIEILTPDFIKCGPEALEKVVEARPDVFNHNLETVPGLYPEVRPGARYFHSLRLLQRVKELDPSMFTKSGIMVGLGEDRQSVMQVMDDMRAADIDFLTVGQYLQPTPKHHRVDRFVHPDEFATYQKAAYGKGFLMVSATPLTRSSYHAGDDFAQLRAARNKKLGIA; this is translated from the coding sequence ATGCGCGATCTTAAAATCCCCGAGCAGCGCCACCCCGAAAAGGCGCGCCGCCCCGATAATGCCCAACCGAAAAAGCCCGACTGGATCCGTGTTCGGGCACCGGGCGGCAAAGGGTATGAGGATACGGCGCGGATCATGCGTGACAATAAGCTGGTAACGGTATGTGAGGAGGCAGGATGCCCAAATGTGGGCGAATGCTGGTCACAGGGCCACGCCACCATGATGATTATGGGAGAGGTCTGTACCCGCGCCTGCACCTTTTGCAACATCGCTACCGGAAAACCGCCGGAAGCGCTTGATGCTTTTGAGCCGGGTCGCGTGGCCGATGCCGTGTCCAAGCTTGGGCTTAATCATGTTGTCATCACCTCTGTAGACCGCGATGATGTTGAGGACGGCGGGGCAGAGCACTTTGCCCAGACCATCCGCGCCATACGCCACCGTGCCCCTGCCACGACGATCGAGATTTTGACGCCTGACTTTATCAAATGCGGCCCCGAGGCGCTTGAAAAGGTAGTTGAGGCGCGCCCTGACGTGTTCAACCACAACCTTGAGACTGTGCCGGGCCTCTATCCCGAAGTGCGACCAGGTGCGCGCTACTTCCACAGCTTGCGGCTGTTGCAGCGGGTAAAGGAGCTTGATCCCTCAATGTTTACCAAATCAGGGATCATGGTGGGGCTGGGCGAGGACCGCCAGTCGGTGATGCAGGTTATGGACGATATGCGCGCTGCCGATATCGATTTCCTGACTGTCGGTCAGTATTTGCAGCCAACTCCGAAACATCACCGTGTTGACCGTTTTGTTCACCCCGACGAATTCGCGACCTATCAAAAGGCGGCTTATGGCAAGGGCTTCCTTATGGTTTCGGCCACGCCGCTTACCCGATCAAGCTATCATGCGGGCGATGATTTTGCCCAACTGCGTGCTGCGCGAAATAAAAAGTTGGGCATTGCCTGA
- a CDS encoding putative quinol monooxygenase, with protein sequence MGITSQITLHGTLTCTSQEQIDRVCACIQTHIDLTRAESGCLSFEVSQSGDPMVWTVAECFVDQAAFEAHQTRTAASDWAAQTAGIERDYTVTGLK encoded by the coding sequence ATGGGAATAACATCGCAGATCACGCTACACGGTACACTCACCTGCACGTCACAAGAACAGATTGACCGTGTATGCGCCTGCATCCAAACGCATATTGATCTGACCCGCGCCGAGTCAGGATGCCTGTCTTTCGAAGTCTCCCAATCTGGCGATCCGATGGTCTGGACCGTGGCAGAATGCTTTGTAGACCAAGCTGCATTCGAGGCACACCAGACCCGCACCGCAGCATCCGATTGGGCAGCGCAGACAGCAGGTATCGAACGCGATTATACGGTGACGGGACTTAAATGA
- the metA gene encoding homoserine O-acetyltransferase MetA, with the protein MPIKIPANLPAYDVLTREGVRVMDEDQAALQDIRPLRIALLNLMPKKIQTENQFARLIGATPLQIELTLLRMTDHQTKNTAAEHMESFYRPVSEVWNEKFDGLIITGAPIEHLEFQDVDYYAELEQVMNWTQTNVQSTMAVCWGGMAMINHFHGVKKHILDAKAFGCFRHQNLAPASPYLNGFSDDCVIPVSRWTEIRQDEVDAAPGLTTLLGSDEVGPALIEDAAHRTVYIFNHFEYDRDTLKQEYDRDVEAGTPINVPTNYYTNDDPSLPPVNRWRSHAHLLYGNWIQEIYQSTPYDIEKIGT; encoded by the coding sequence ATGCCTATAAAAATCCCCGCCAATCTCCCCGCCTACGATGTCCTCACCCGTGAGGGCGTGCGCGTGATGGACGAGGATCAAGCGGCGCTTCAGGATATCCGGCCCTTGCGCATCGCGCTGTTGAACCTGATGCCTAAAAAAATCCAGACAGAGAACCAGTTTGCACGCCTCATCGGGGCCACGCCTTTGCAGATTGAGCTGACCCTGCTCCGGATGACTGACCACCAAACAAAGAACACAGCCGCCGAGCATATGGAGAGCTTTTATCGCCCTGTATCAGAGGTTTGGAACGAGAAGTTCGACGGGCTGATTATAACCGGAGCACCCATCGAGCATCTCGAGTTTCAGGACGTGGATTACTACGCCGAGCTTGAACAGGTGATGAACTGGACCCAGACAAATGTGCAATCCACCATGGCTGTGTGCTGGGGCGGCATGGCGATGATTAACCATTTTCATGGCGTCAAAAAACATATCCTCGACGCAAAGGCCTTTGGCTGTTTCCGCCACCAAAACCTTGCCCCTGCCTCGCCCTATCTCAACGGGTTCTCGGACGATTGTGTAATACCCGTTTCGCGCTGGACCGAAATCAGACAGGACGAGGTTGACGCCGCACCCGGGCTGACCACTCTTCTGGGCAGTGACGAAGTAGGCCCTGCCCTTATCGAAGATGCTGCACACCGTACCGTCTATATTTTCAATCATTTCGAATATGACCGCGACACACTCAAGCAAGAGTACGACCGCGACGTTGAAGCCGGTACTCCGATCAACGTTCCCACAAACTATTACACCAATGATGATCCATCGTTGCCACCAGTGAACCGCTGGCGCAGCCATGCCCATCTGCTCTATGGCAACTGGATTCAGGAAATCTATCAATCGACGCCTTATGATATTGAAAAAATCGGTACTTAG
- the guaA gene encoding glutamine-hydrolyzing GMP synthase produces the protein MTQHTHDRLLIIDFGSQVTQLIARRLRELNVYCEIHPFNLVDDAFLAAFAPKAVILSGGPASVIDVDSPRPPQKVFALDVPVLGICYGQQVMMEMLGGKVESGHGTKEFGRAYVAPTTAQTKLLEGWFLTEREQVWMSHGDHVSAIAPGFEVFGTSPNAPFAITADETRKFYAVQFHPEVHHTPNGLKFYENFVRMAGFTGDWTMNAYREEAIEKIRATVGDSHVICGLSGGVDSSVAAALIHEAVGDQLTCVFVDHGLLRKNEAEEVVTMFRDNMNLKVIYADERELFLGELEGQSDPETKRKIIGRLFIDVFQKYANQIEGAKFLAQGTLYPDVIESVSFSGGPSVTIKSHHNVGGLPEKMGLKLVEPLRELFKDEVRVLGRELGLPPSFIGRHPFPGPGLAIRCPGEITRAKLDILREADAVYIDQIRKHGLYDEIWQAFVAILPVRTVGVMGDGRTYDFACALRAVTSVDGMTADYYPFSHDFLGETATRIINEVPGINRVTYDITSKPPGTIEWE, from the coding sequence ATGACACAACATACCCATGACCGCCTCCTCATCATCGACTTCGGCAGCCAAGTTACCCAACTGATTGCCCGCCGCCTGCGCGAGTTGAATGTCTATTGCGAAATCCATCCGTTCAATCTGGTGGATGACGCGTTCCTTGCCGCTTTCGCGCCAAAGGCAGTGATCCTATCGGGTGGGCCCGCCTCGGTGATTGATGTGGATTCGCCGCGCCCGCCCCAAAAGGTATTTGCGCTGGACGTGCCTGTTCTGGGCATCTGCTATGGACAGCAGGTGATGATGGAAATGCTTGGCGGCAAAGTAGAAAGCGGCCACGGCACCAAAGAATTCGGTCGTGCCTATGTTGCACCGACAACGGCCCAGACAAAGTTGCTCGAGGGTTGGTTCCTAACCGAGCGAGAGCAGGTCTGGATGAGCCACGGTGACCACGTCAGCGCCATCGCACCGGGATTCGAGGTTTTCGGCACCTCTCCCAATGCGCCGTTTGCAATTACCGCTGACGAGACCCGCAAATTTTACGCCGTCCAGTTCCATCCAGAGGTACACCACACGCCCAACGGCCTTAAGTTCTACGAAAACTTCGTCCGTATGGCAGGGTTTACGGGTGACTGGACAATGAATGCCTACCGTGAGGAAGCGATCGAAAAAATCCGCGCCACCGTAGGGGACAGCCATGTGATTTGCGGACTGTCGGGCGGTGTCGATTCCTCTGTTGCTGCTGCCCTCATCCATGAGGCTGTCGGCGACCAGCTCACGTGCGTTTTTGTGGACCATGGCCTGCTGCGCAAAAACGAGGCCGAAGAAGTCGTTACCATGTTCCGCGACAACATGAACTTGAAAGTTATTTACGCCGACGAGCGCGAGCTGTTTTTGGGAGAACTGGAAGGCCAGTCAGACCCAGAGACAAAGCGCAAGATCATCGGGCGGCTGTTTATTGACGTTTTCCAGAAATATGCAAACCAGATCGAGGGCGCAAAGTTCCTCGCCCAAGGCACGCTTTACCCTGATGTGATCGAATCGGTTTCATTTTCCGGCGGCCCCTCTGTGACCATCAAAAGCCATCACAACGTCGGCGGCTTGCCTGAAAAGATGGGTCTCAAGCTGGTTGAGCCGCTGCGTGAATTGTTCAAGGACGAGGTGCGCGTTTTGGGCCGTGAATTAGGCCTGCCACCGTCTTTCATTGGCCGCCACCCCTTCCCCGGTCCGGGTCTTGCGATCCGCTGCCCCGGGGAGATTACCCGCGCCAAGCTCGACATCCTGCGCGAGGCGGATGCCGTGTATATTGATCAAATCCGCAAGCATGGTCTTTATGACGAAATCTGGCAGGCATTTGTGGCCATCCTGCCCGTTCGAACCGTCGGCGTGATGGGAGACGGGCGCACCTATGATTTTGCCTGCGCTCTGCGCGCTGTCACCTCCGTGGACGGCATGACAGCTGATTACTATCCCTTCAGCCACGATTTCCTGGGCGAGACGGCAACCCGTATCATCAACGAAGTACCGGGGATCAATCGTGTCACCTACGACATCACATCGAAACCTCCCGGCACCATTGAATGGGAATAA